From one Streptomyces sp. ICC1 genomic stretch:
- the cobC gene encoding Rv2231c family pyridoxal phosphate-dependent protein CobC, whose amino-acid sequence MGEYATQLVVGVGGRAGVSVAEVCSLVEETLRGAGLSTQAVTALATVEAKAVEAGIAGAAERFGVPLLSYSADLLASIPVPHPSDAVQGAAGTPSVAEAAALAGGGELLVPKRRSVAATCAVATAHTHDLRHHGDAEVAGTGAALVDLAVNVRAHTPPEWLKARIAASLDVLSAYPDGRSARAAVALRHGLPVERVLLTAGAAEAFVLIARALGATRPVVVHPQFTEPEAALRDAGHRVERVVLRAADGFRLDPAAVPQDADLVVVGNPTNPTSVLHPAATLAALARPGRILVVDEAFMDAVPGEREALAGRTDIPGLVVLRSLTKTWGLAGLRIGYVLAEPQVIAKLSAAQPLWPVSTPALVAAEACVAPAALAEAEAAARQIAVDREHLLAGLAEFEEVSVAGTAAGPFVLIRIEGAMEVRTRLRALGFAVRRGDTFPGLDRSWLRLAVRDRATTGRLLQALDLALAAR is encoded by the coding sequence CCCTGGCCACGGTGGAGGCGAAGGCCGTGGAGGCGGGGATCGCCGGTGCGGCGGAACGTTTCGGCGTGCCGCTGCTGAGCTACTCCGCCGACCTGCTGGCCTCGATCCCGGTGCCGCACCCCTCGGACGCGGTGCAGGGCGCCGCCGGGACCCCGTCGGTGGCGGAGGCCGCCGCGCTCGCCGGGGGCGGGGAACTCCTCGTACCCAAGCGTCGGTCGGTGGCGGCCACCTGCGCGGTCGCGACGGCCCACACGCACGACCTGCGCCACCACGGGGACGCGGAGGTGGCGGGCACGGGCGCGGCGCTGGTCGATCTCGCGGTGAACGTACGGGCGCACACGCCGCCGGAGTGGCTGAAGGCCCGGATCGCGGCTTCGCTCGACGTCCTGTCCGCGTATCCCGACGGCCGCTCGGCCCGCGCGGCGGTGGCCCTGCGCCACGGGCTGCCCGTCGAGCGGGTCCTGCTGACGGCGGGGGCCGCGGAGGCGTTCGTACTGATCGCGCGGGCCCTGGGAGCCACCCGGCCCGTGGTGGTGCACCCGCAGTTCACCGAGCCGGAGGCGGCCCTGCGCGACGCGGGCCACCGGGTGGAGCGGGTGGTGCTGCGCGCGGCGGACGGCTTCCGCCTGGACCCGGCGGCCGTGCCGCAGGACGCCGACCTCGTGGTCGTCGGGAACCCGACCAACCCGACCTCGGTCCTGCACCCGGCGGCCACGCTGGCCGCGCTGGCCCGGCCCGGGCGGATCCTGGTGGTCGACGAGGCGTTCATGGACGCGGTCCCGGGCGAGCGGGAGGCACTGGCCGGGCGGACCGACATACCGGGTCTCGTCGTGCTGCGGAGCCTGACCAAGACCTGGGGGCTGGCCGGGCTGCGCATCGGCTACGTGCTGGCCGAGCCGCAGGTGATCGCGAAGCTGTCGGCGGCCCAGCCGCTGTGGCCGGTGTCCACGCCGGCGCTGGTGGCGGCCGAGGCCTGCGTGGCCCCGGCGGCGCTGGCGGAGGCGGAGGCCGCGGCCCGGCAGATCGCGGTGGACCGGGAGCACCTCCTCGCCGGGCTCGCGGAGTTCGAGGAGGTCTCGGTGGCGGGCACGGCGGCGGGGCCGTTCGTGCTGATCCGGATCGAGGGCGCCATGGAGGTCCGCACCCGCCTGCGCGCGCTGGGCTTCGCCGTCCGCCGGGGCGACACCTTCCCGGGCCTGGACCGCTCCTGGCTGCGCCTGGCGGTCCGCGACCGCGCGACCACGGGCCGCCTCCTGCAGGCGCTCGACCTGGCCCTCGCGGCCCGCTGA
- a CDS encoding CapA family protein has translation MKRLGRTGRTAAVAAGLALVGGAAYGIPHLTGGEGGAAAEQRLGAKPGPAVSPSPSASPMQSPSATQSPGATQSPGGAVATAAVGGRPFTLVGTGDIIPYPSIVRRAADDSAETGGHDFRKILAGVRPIVSAADLAVCHHEIPYGRPGGPYTGYPLFKAPHQLADALKDTGYDSCSTASNHTLDAGYEGLVRVLDNLDRVGVRHVGSARSAEEAKAPALLEAGGAKVAQLDYTYGTNGIPLPADKPWAVNLIDQDRIVSDARAARAAGANVVVLSVHWGSEWQTAPDTRQLDLARALTASRGADGLPDIDLILGTHNHVPQPYEKINGTWVVYGMGDQMASFYEADKARGNMSSIPRFTFAPSAAHPGRWDVVKAEYLTQYSDMRPPFRVVCASCDSSDSTYAAADREVTKAVMSRGAAEQGLTRATR, from the coding sequence ATGAAGCGGCTCGGCAGGACGGGCAGGACAGCCGCGGTCGCGGCCGGGCTGGCCCTCGTGGGGGGCGCGGCGTACGGCATACCGCACCTCACCGGCGGGGAGGGCGGCGCGGCCGCCGAGCAGCGGCTGGGGGCGAAGCCGGGACCCGCGGTGAGCCCGAGTCCGAGCGCTAGCCCGATGCAGAGCCCGAGCGCGACGCAGAGCCCGGGCGCGACGCAGAGCCCGGGCGGCGCCGTCGCCACCGCGGCCGTCGGCGGGAGGCCGTTCACCCTCGTCGGGACCGGCGACATCATCCCCTACCCGTCGATCGTCCGGCGGGCCGCCGACGATTCCGCGGAGACGGGCGGACACGACTTCCGGAAGATCCTCGCCGGGGTCAGGCCCATCGTCTCCGCCGCGGACCTGGCCGTGTGCCACCACGAGATACCGTACGGCCGACCCGGCGGCCCCTACACCGGATATCCCCTGTTCAAGGCCCCGCACCAACTGGCCGACGCCCTCAAGGACACGGGCTACGACAGCTGTTCCACCGCCTCGAACCACACCCTGGACGCCGGGTACGAAGGCCTCGTCCGCGTCCTCGACAACCTGGACCGCGTCGGCGTCCGCCACGTGGGCTCGGCCCGCAGCGCCGAGGAGGCGAAGGCCCCCGCGCTGCTCGAAGCCGGCGGCGCCAAGGTCGCCCAGCTGGACTACACGTACGGGACGAACGGCATCCCGCTCCCCGCCGACAAGCCCTGGGCCGTGAACCTGATCGACCAGGACCGGATCGTCTCCGACGCCCGCGCCGCGCGCGCGGCCGGCGCGAACGTCGTGGTCCTCAGCGTCCACTGGGGCTCCGAGTGGCAGACGGCGCCCGACACCCGGCAACTGGACCTGGCCCGCGCGCTGACCGCGTCGCGCGGGGCGGACGGCCTCCCCGACATCGACCTGATCCTCGGCACCCACAACCACGTGCCGCAGCCCTACGAGAAGATCAACGGCACGTGGGTGGTCTACGGCATGGGCGACCAGATGGCCAGCTTCTACGAGGCCGACAAGGCCCGGGGCAACATGTCCTCGATCCCCCGCTTCACCTTCGCCCCGTCGGCCGCCCATCCGGGCCGGTGGGACGTGGTGAAGGCCGAATACCTCACGCAGTACTCGGACATGCGGCCGCCGTTCCGCGTCGTCTGCGCCTCGTGCGATTCCTCGGACAGCACGTACGCCGCCGCCGACCGCGAGGTGACGAAGGCCGTGATGTCGCGCGGAGCCGCCGAGCAGGGACTGACGCGCGCCACCCGATGA
- a CDS encoding SCO1860 family LAETG-anchored protein, producing MNSNTFRMPVAALFATGAVALLAAPPASATGSHPGEGKASAVVLRTGLDVRLLNKTVQIPLKATLNEVSAPADAAKTALTVTLDGVEGGRPVSVLRADVATSKATADKSRAEAEANLAKARVHVPGLPALSLIEVEKVTSKAVCAAGEKPVATSNVLGAVTVLGKRVTLSAGGPTKVEVPEVGLVSLERSATETTSTTAAATALRLKVSVNPLHLNVAEVDGEVVLAEARCESPAAPVPSAPAKPDVKPQSAASSTSGTEANLAETGGGSLTPYVTGGALILLGFGAAALVVTRRGRAS from the coding sequence TTGAACAGCAACACCTTCCGCATGCCCGTGGCCGCGCTGTTCGCCACGGGAGCGGTTGCCCTGCTCGCCGCTCCGCCCGCCTCCGCCACCGGTTCCCACCCGGGCGAGGGCAAGGCCAGTGCCGTCGTCCTGCGCACCGGACTGGACGTGCGCCTGCTCAACAAGACCGTGCAGATCCCGCTGAAGGCGACCCTCAACGAGGTGAGTGCCCCGGCGGACGCGGCGAAGACGGCGCTGACGGTCACCCTCGACGGGGTCGAGGGCGGCCGGCCGGTGAGCGTCCTGCGCGCCGATGTCGCCACCTCCAAGGCCACCGCGGACAAGAGCCGGGCCGAGGCCGAGGCGAACCTGGCCAAGGCCCGCGTACACGTGCCGGGCCTGCCCGCCCTCTCCCTCATCGAGGTGGAGAAGGTCACCTCCAAGGCCGTCTGCGCGGCGGGCGAGAAGCCGGTCGCCACCTCGAACGTCCTCGGCGCGGTGACCGTCCTCGGCAAGAGGGTCACGCTCTCGGCGGGGGGCCCGACCAAGGTCGAGGTGCCGGAGGTCGGGCTGGTCAGCCTGGAGCGCTCCGCCACCGAGACCACCTCCACGACGGCCGCCGCGACCGCGCTGCGGCTCAAGGTGTCGGTGAACCCGCTCCACCTCAACGTCGCGGAGGTGGACGGCGAGGTCGTGCTCGCCGAGGCCCGCTGCGAGTCCCCGGCCGCCCCCGTCCCCAGTGCCCCGGCGAAGCCCGACGTCAAGCCGCAGTCGGCCGCCTCGTCCACCTCGGGCACCGAGGCCAACCTCGCCGAGACCGGAGGCGGGTCGCTCACCCCGTACGTGACGGGCGGAGCGCTGATCCTGCTCGGCTTCGGGGCGGCGGCCCTGGTGGTGACCCGGCGCGGCAGGGCTTCGTAG
- a CDS encoding amidohydrolase family protein codes for MSDDSGVLHVKGRVLVGPEEVRDELWVIGGRVSYERPRGPADTTEITGWVLPGLVDAHCHVGLDAHGPVDADTAERQALTDRDAGTLLIRDAGSPSDTRWIDDREDLPKIIRAGRHIARSRRYIRNFAHEIEPADLVEYVGREARRGDGWVKLVGDWIDREVGDLTACWPRAEVEAAIAEAHRLGARVTAHCFAEDSLRDLVEAGIDCVEHATGLTEDTIPLFAERGVAIVPTLVNIATFPKMAAGGEAKFPGWSAHMRRLHERRYDTVRSAYDAGIGVYVGTDAGGSLPHGLVAAEVGELVKAGIPPLQALSATTWAARAWLGRPGLTEGAPADLVVYASDPRADVRALARPSRVVVNGRAVA; via the coding sequence ATGAGCGACGACAGCGGTGTGCTGCATGTGAAGGGGCGGGTGCTGGTCGGACCCGAGGAGGTGCGGGACGAGCTCTGGGTGATCGGCGGCCGGGTCTCCTACGAGCGCCCGCGCGGGCCCGCGGACACCACCGAGATCACGGGCTGGGTGCTGCCCGGACTGGTGGACGCCCACTGTCACGTGGGGCTCGACGCGCACGGCCCCGTCGACGCGGACACCGCCGAACGCCAGGCGCTGACCGACCGCGACGCGGGCACCCTCCTCATCCGCGACGCCGGATCTCCGTCCGACACGCGCTGGATCGACGACCGCGAGGACCTGCCGAAGATCATCCGGGCCGGGCGGCACATCGCCCGGAGCCGCCGCTACATCCGCAACTTCGCCCACGAGATCGAGCCCGCCGACCTCGTCGAGTACGTGGGCCGCGAGGCGCGGCGCGGGGACGGCTGGGTCAAGCTGGTCGGCGACTGGATCGACCGCGAGGTCGGCGACCTGACCGCCTGCTGGCCGCGCGCCGAGGTGGAGGCCGCCATCGCCGAAGCGCACCGGCTCGGCGCGCGGGTCACCGCGCACTGCTTCGCCGAGGACTCCCTGCGCGACCTGGTCGAGGCGGGCATCGACTGCGTCGAGCACGCCACCGGGCTCACCGAGGACACCATCCCGCTGTTCGCGGAGCGCGGCGTCGCGATCGTCCCCACCCTCGTGAACATCGCGACCTTCCCGAAGATGGCGGCCGGCGGCGAGGCCAAGTTCCCCGGCTGGTCGGCGCACATGCGCAGACTCCACGAGCGGCGCTACGACACCGTCCGGTCCGCCTACGACGCGGGCATCGGGGTCTACGTCGGCACCGACGCGGGCGGCTCCCTCCCGCACGGCCTGGTCGCGGCCGAGGTCGGCGAGCTCGTCAAGGCCGGCATCCCGCCGCTCCAGGCCTTGTCGGCGACGACGTGGGCGGCGCGCGCATGGCTCGGCAGGCCGGGCCTGACCGAGGGGGCGCCGGCCGACCTGGTCGTCTACGCGAGCGATCCGCGGGCCGACGTACGGGCGCTGGCGCGGCCCTCGCGGGTGGTGGTGAACGGCAGGGCGGTGGCCTGA
- a CDS encoding NUDIX hydrolase, whose protein sequence is MPITADHIRTTLAEYADAHPEDKHALAPLAELLDQDADVTSRKEFRGHVTAGAVLVNDRGEALFIHHNALDKWLTPGGHLEPEDVNLLGAALRELVEETGVTLSLAPVQATPVHIDVHPIPANDAKGEGAHWHADFRYVFRATGDQAVTLQEEEVSGYAWRSVDTIADETLRARVVAALR, encoded by the coding sequence ATGCCCATCACGGCAGACCACATCCGCACGACCCTCGCCGAGTACGCCGATGCGCACCCCGAGGACAAGCACGCGCTCGCCCCTCTGGCCGAGCTCCTGGACCAGGATGCAGACGTGACTAGCCGGAAGGAGTTCCGTGGGCACGTCACGGCGGGCGCTGTGCTCGTCAACGACCGGGGCGAGGCGCTGTTCATCCATCACAACGCGCTCGACAAGTGGCTGACCCCGGGCGGGCACCTTGAGCCCGAGGACGTGAACCTGTTGGGCGCAGCGCTCCGCGAACTGGTCGAGGAGACGGGCGTGACGCTTAGCCTCGCCCCCGTTCAGGCGACGCCCGTGCACATCGACGTGCACCCGATCCCGGCGAACGATGCCAAGGGCGAGGGCGCCCACTGGCACGCGGACTTCCGGTACGTCTTCCGTGCTACCGGCGACCAGGCCGTGACGCTCCAAGAGGAGGAAGTAAGCGGCTACGCGTGGCGCAGCGTGGACACGATCGCTGATGAGACGCTGCGGGCGCGAGTCGTCGCAGCGCTCCGATAG
- a CDS encoding adenosylhomocysteinase, which translates to METADRARLDTYFGKVAEAFMPHERPSSLLITHLLPERPAFVGAVGKVSHLRAVLPKPKSIHASARREIERTVACDELSRDMFSDPDTAVTYLETRAAGESVVLLDVGGYFAPSLDALCERFSGTILGVVEDTENGHKRYAERDKLPCPVVSVARSPLKDPEDFLVGQSVVFSAEALLRQRGDILHGRPALVLGFGKLGSSIARLLHVKGVRVIVYDIDPVRRAQAMSQGFEVARDRDQAIATAGLVLCATGSLSLRGEDFPQLKNGAYVATVTSSEDELELSGLPSGYIRDSAGEHVSRYSTTGHYFYLLNGGEAVNFIHGASVGPFIFLVQAEILAGAAMLARGGLDAAMYEVPTADREAIAATWLHYYNR; encoded by the coding sequence ATGGAAACAGCCGATCGCGCGCGGCTCGACACGTACTTTGGCAAGGTCGCCGAGGCGTTCATGCCGCACGAGCGTCCGTCCTCGCTGCTGATCACTCATCTGCTGCCCGAGCGGCCCGCGTTCGTCGGGGCCGTGGGCAAGGTGTCGCACCTGCGTGCCGTTCTGCCCAAGCCCAAGTCCATCCACGCGAGTGCCCGCCGGGAGATTGAACGAACGGTGGCGTGCGACGAGCTGTCCCGCGACATGTTCAGCGACCCCGACACCGCCGTGACGTACCTGGAGACCAGGGCAGCCGGCGAGAGTGTCGTGTTGCTCGACGTTGGCGGGTACTTCGCTCCCTCGCTGGACGCGCTGTGTGAACGGTTCTCGGGAACCATCCTCGGAGTGGTCGAGGACACCGAGAACGGTCACAAGCGCTATGCCGAGCGGGACAAGCTGCCGTGCCCGGTCGTTTCGGTGGCCCGGAGCCCGCTCAAAGATCCGGAAGACTTCTTGGTCGGGCAGTCCGTGGTGTTCTCCGCCGAAGCGCTGTTGAGGCAGCGCGGGGACATCCTGCACGGGCGTCCGGCTCTGGTCCTCGGGTTCGGCAAGCTCGGGTCCAGCATCGCCCGTCTGCTGCACGTCAAGGGTGTGCGGGTCATCGTCTACGACATCGACCCTGTGCGGCGTGCACAGGCCATGTCACAGGGTTTCGAAGTGGCCCGGGACCGAGACCAGGCCATAGCCACAGCCGGACTCGTCCTCTGCGCAACAGGGTCACTGTCCCTGCGCGGCGAGGACTTCCCGCAGCTCAAGAACGGGGCCTACGTGGCGACCGTGACCAGCTCGGAAGACGAGTTGGAGTTGAGCGGACTGCCCTCGGGCTACATCCGGGACAGCGCCGGCGAGCACGTGAGCCGCTACAGCACGACCGGGCATTACTTCTATCTGCTGAACGGGGGCGAGGCGGTCAACTTCATCCACGGCGCGAGCGTTGGACCGTTCATCTTCCTCGTTCAGGCCGAGATCCTCGCAGGCGCGGCCATGCTGGCTCGCGGCGGGCTGGATGCCGCCATGTACGAGGTGCCCACCGCAGACCGGGAAGCCATCGCGGCGACCTGGCTCCACTACTACAACAGGTGA
- a CDS encoding ATP-binding protein — translation MVMAAQQETPRVNPLSRDRFYLRTIRAVAGARGFTRATLEEWKLDGRTEDIVQCVSELAANAVLHGVPPGRGFLLRLVCVEDGLRIEVHDSGRRMPQPPQTNVRRDGRARAGSRHGPLGLVGRARAESRQGRVGSVQPLTSRLDPVTTTEKGFPWKQPIARGSTRTLARSPRRSCRTSVRPRC, via the coding sequence ATGGTGATGGCAGCGCAGCAGGAGACACCGCGGGTCAATCCGCTTTCACGGGACCGCTTCTATCTGCGAACGATCCGGGCGGTAGCCGGGGCGCGGGGCTTCACGCGGGCAACCCTGGAGGAATGGAAGCTGGACGGCCGCACGGAGGACATCGTTCAGTGCGTGAGTGAGCTGGCCGCGAACGCCGTCCTGCACGGGGTGCCGCCGGGGCGCGGCTTTTTGCTCCGGCTGGTGTGCGTCGAAGACGGCCTGCGCATCGAGGTGCACGACAGCGGCAGGCGTATGCCGCAGCCTCCGCAGACCAATGTGAGACGCGACGGGCGGGCGCGGGCTGGCTCTCGTCATGGCCCTCTCGGACTCGTGGGGCGTGCGCGAGCGGAATCCCGGCAAGGCCGTGTGGGCTCAGTTCAGCCGCTGACCTCTCGACTCGACCCCGTAACCACGACTGAAAAGGGGTTTCCATGGAAACAGCCGATCGCGCGCGGCTCGACACGTACTTTGGCAAGGTCGCCGAGGCGTTCATGCCGCACGAGCGTCCGTCCTCGCTGCTGA
- a CDS encoding helix-turn-helix transcriptional regulator, with the protein MALSAYSNAQQARQALADRLAELCRDAGLSGRDIAERCEWHPSKSSRIMNARTPPSADDIRAWCQACGAEDQTEDLIASLRTAEGMWVGWRRMERAGLKQAQEARLPLYQRTRRFRSYSSWLVPGMIQTQPYTTAALQAIQRRRGLVDDVADAVAARMERQRVLYEGDRRFAFLVEESVLRCGIGGAEVMTGQLGHLISIASLPNVSLGVVPMRPDRERWPAEGFWIYDTAQVNVELISGYLTLTQPSEVAMYAETFTELAELAVYGAQARVLITSAMSALG; encoded by the coding sequence ATGGCTCTTTCTGCATACTCCAATGCCCAGCAAGCCCGGCAGGCTCTAGCGGATCGTCTCGCTGAGCTGTGCCGGGATGCCGGCCTGTCCGGGCGCGATATCGCCGAGCGCTGCGAGTGGCACCCGTCCAAGTCCTCTCGAATCATGAATGCCCGTACGCCCCCTTCCGCTGATGACATCCGGGCGTGGTGCCAGGCGTGCGGGGCCGAGGATCAGACCGAAGACCTGATTGCCTCGCTGCGGACTGCCGAGGGCATGTGGGTGGGATGGCGGCGCATGGAGCGGGCCGGACTCAAGCAGGCTCAGGAGGCCCGCCTACCGCTGTACCAGCGGACCCGCCGTTTCCGTTCGTACTCCTCGTGGCTGGTACCCGGCATGATCCAGACGCAGCCCTACACAACCGCAGCACTGCAAGCGATCCAGCGACGGCGCGGCCTGGTCGACGACGTGGCTGACGCGGTGGCCGCCCGGATGGAGCGACAGCGGGTCCTGTACGAGGGTGACCGGCGGTTCGCTTTCCTCGTGGAAGAGTCGGTGTTGCGGTGCGGGATCGGGGGCGCGGAGGTCATGACCGGGCAGCTTGGCCACTTGATCTCGATTGCCTCGCTTCCCAATGTGAGCTTGGGGGTCGTGCCCATGCGGCCGGATCGGGAGCGGTGGCCGGCTGAGGGGTTCTGGATCTACGACACCGCACAGGTCAACGTGGAGCTGATCTCTGGATACCTCACCCTGACGCAGCCGAGCGAGGTGGCCATGTACGCCGAGACGTTCACCGAACTGGCAGAGCTGGCCGTCTACGGCGCACAAGCGCGCGTTCTGATCACTTCTGCCATGAGCGCCCTCGGGTAA
- a CDS encoding DUF6879 family protein, which yields MATAVREALAKAQRSAMHLEMRDSYMRDDPEFIRWQEGHRYDPADRESWWRSWLDVVAETTGRGVVMRRLRVVSEPLSDYVRYEYDGTFSNVAAGEDVRWLPRSRARDLLLPVLDGWVVDEETVILHHFSGEGQWTGPRMEVHHDPALATQYATAYEAAWERAVPHAEYRPV from the coding sequence GTGGCAACAGCGGTACGTGAAGCACTCGCCAAGGCGCAGCGGTCAGCCATGCACCTTGAGATGCGGGACAGCTACATGCGGGATGACCCGGAGTTCATCCGCTGGCAGGAGGGGCACCGGTACGACCCTGCCGACCGCGAGTCGTGGTGGCGGTCGTGGCTGGACGTGGTGGCCGAGACGACCGGCCGAGGCGTGGTCATGCGGCGCCTGCGCGTCGTCTCCGAGCCGTTGAGTGACTACGTGCGGTACGAGTACGACGGCACGTTCTCGAATGTTGCAGCGGGGGAGGATGTGCGCTGGCTGCCGCGATCCCGTGCCCGTGATCTGTTGCTTCCCGTGCTGGACGGATGGGTTGTGGACGAGGAGACCGTGATCCTGCACCACTTCAGCGGCGAGGGTCAGTGGACCGGTCCGCGCATGGAGGTCCACCACGACCCGGCGTTGGCCACCCAGTACGCGACGGCGTACGAGGCGGCGTGGGAGCGGGCCGTCCCGCACGCGGAGTACCGGCCGGTCTGA
- a CDS encoding phage terminase small subunit P27 family — protein MIVPRAILTEPDWSEVFKSSPDPEVEPANVRCRAVASEEWRRIVPILEVAAGIGEVDHTTVKDLCVCVARIDQAERDLSKRGLIVTAERGTVKNGAATIAGQYRTQLARYIRELGLSPSARTSITLPEPEDDDSDVWD, from the coding sequence GTGATTGTCCCGCGCGCCATCCTCACCGAGCCGGATTGGTCCGAGGTGTTCAAGTCCTCACCCGACCCCGAAGTTGAGCCGGCGAACGTCCGCTGTCGTGCTGTCGCGTCGGAGGAGTGGCGCCGGATCGTTCCGATCCTGGAAGTGGCAGCGGGGATCGGGGAGGTGGACCACACGACGGTCAAGGACCTGTGCGTGTGTGTCGCCCGCATCGACCAGGCGGAGCGGGACCTCTCCAAGCGCGGGCTGATCGTGACCGCCGAGCGTGGGACCGTGAAGAACGGCGCCGCCACGATCGCCGGTCAGTACCGCACGCAGCTCGCCCGATACATCCGCGAACTCGGACTGTCTCCGAGCGCCCGAACCAGCATCACCCTGCCGGAGCCCGAGGACGACGACTCGGACGTGTGGGACTAG
- a CDS encoding recombinase family protein: MITSEYDGCGKCLVGVRRLSRKTDATNSPERQMNQVLSAVETLGGHVIAWADDWEVSGATDPLTRPGLGPWLRNEAGPYSGIVGAAVDRIGRNQRDVLNTAYMIHESGRLLVTFGHVGPWDLADPNDEMRLSMEAFGAQMELRAIQKRNRDETLRARSAGQPHQKNSYGYQFVRLVPTGKVDHVDVDPVAALIIRDVAERILADETDTVTCSTEAARLTRAGVLSPADHRAVMYGRSPKGSPWRAKTLKGILTSEAALGFLMHGERAVLGGDGHPVRLADPLWDRATRDALIAKTAPKRNHNVSRAPKSVNLLSGLAFCGNCGQRLYVTGRTGGPMAYACTGRVRGIPASSACKPAPTSSISLANAHVAGWFLAHYGSQQVTRREYDPGTGYAARILEFEADRKRLRDDRAAGLYDSADDAEWFRTRYAQMGREMDELRELPERPAGMRSVPTGKRVEDLWHSAPDDAARREILTEFEVRATVFPRAAKHRIRVTGLIPEQQAAKRKAAHEHAEEAVLAELEDTHTDR; encoded by the coding sequence ATGATCACGAGTGAGTACGACGGATGTGGAAAGTGCCTGGTGGGGGTGCGTCGGCTCAGTCGCAAGACGGACGCGACGAACAGCCCTGAGCGTCAGATGAACCAGGTGCTGAGCGCCGTGGAGACCCTCGGCGGGCATGTCATCGCGTGGGCCGATGACTGGGAGGTCTCGGGCGCTACCGACCCGCTGACGCGTCCGGGGCTCGGGCCGTGGCTGCGTAACGAAGCCGGTCCGTACTCCGGCATCGTCGGGGCAGCCGTCGACCGGATCGGCCGCAACCAGCGGGACGTATTGAACACCGCGTACATGATCCACGAGTCGGGGCGGCTGCTGGTCACGTTCGGCCACGTCGGACCCTGGGACCTTGCTGACCCTAACGACGAGATGCGTCTGTCCATGGAGGCTTTCGGGGCTCAGATGGAGCTGCGGGCCATCCAGAAGCGCAACCGGGACGAGACGCTCCGAGCGCGGAGCGCAGGGCAGCCGCACCAGAAGAACTCCTACGGCTACCAGTTCGTTCGGCTCGTTCCCACGGGCAAGGTGGACCATGTCGACGTTGATCCCGTGGCGGCACTGATCATCCGGGACGTGGCGGAACGTATCCTCGCCGACGAAACAGACACCGTCACGTGCTCCACCGAGGCGGCCCGTCTGACGCGCGCCGGAGTGCTGTCCCCGGCGGACCACCGGGCGGTGATGTACGGACGCAGTCCCAAAGGCTCCCCGTGGCGGGCCAAGACGCTGAAAGGCATCCTCACCAGCGAGGCGGCTTTGGGGTTCCTCATGCACGGCGAGCGGGCCGTGCTCGGCGGGGACGGACACCCGGTACGGCTCGCAGACCCCCTCTGGGACCGTGCAACCCGTGACGCGCTGATAGCCAAGACCGCACCGAAGCGGAACCACAACGTCTCCCGCGCACCGAAAAGCGTCAACCTCCTTTCGGGACTGGCCTTCTGCGGAAACTGCGGTCAGCGCCTGTACGTGACGGGGCGCACCGGTGGCCCCATGGCTTACGCGTGCACGGGACGGGTTCGAGGCATACCGGCATCGTCGGCGTGTAAGCCTGCCCCGACCAGCTCGATTTCCCTGGCGAATGCCCATGTCGCAGGCTGGTTCCTTGCACACTATGGATCTCAGCAGGTCACCCGCCGCGAGTACGACCCTGGCACTGGATACGCGGCCCGCATCCTGGAGTTCGAGGCGGACCGGAAGCGACTCCGGGACGACCGTGCGGCGGGGTTGTACGACTCTGCTGATGACGCGGAGTGGTTCAGGACCAGGTACGCGCAGATGGGCCGTGAGATGGACGAACTCCGTGAGCTCCCGGAGCGTCCGGCTGGTATGCGCTCGGTACCGACAGGGAAGAGGGTCGAGGACCTGTGGCACTCTGCGCCCGATGATGCTGCCCGCAGGGAGATCCTGACGGAGTTCGAAGTGAGGGCGACCGTGTTCCCCCGAGCCGCCAAGCATCGAATCCGAGTGACCGGTCTCATCCCGGAGCAGCAAGCAGCGAAGCGCAAAGCGGCACACGAGCACGCGGAGGAGGCCGTGTTGGCCGAGCTTGAAGACACCCACACCGACCGCTGA